Proteins from a single region of Pseudomonadota bacterium:
- a CDS encoding PAS domain S-box protein: protein MIEDKNMSKEQLLDELSKLRQRVSELERSETDIKGSGEEALEESKQRFKTLFERHHAVMLLIEPDSGKIIDANHAASQFYGYTRDQLSSMNIADINQLNPSEIAEQRKRAEREEYNYFVFPHRLATGEVRTVEVHSTPIDVQGQLLLFSIIHDITDRKKAEMELQHYQEHLEELVKERTAELDAKNKLLTQEVAERKQAEEAMEKYSHDLGERVKELSCLHSISELVRRNDISQEKILQELASILSKAYQFPEITACCITWGNNEYSTANFRKTTWSQNRTIMVHGEQAGTIEVCYLKERQEEYEGPFLAEERQLLNTVGDLLGRSTERKQAEEEREKLIVELQEALNKVKTLSGLLPICASCKKIRNDEGYWEQIELYIRDHSEAEFSHSICPECAEKLYPEYYKKK, encoded by the coding sequence GTGATAGAAGACAAAAATATGAGCAAGGAACAACTCCTCGACGAACTTTCAAAGCTGCGTCAACGAGTTTCTGAATTAGAAAGATCAGAGACTGATATCAAGGGGTCCGGGGAGGAAGCATTAGAAGAAAGCAAGCAGCGTTTCAAAACACTTTTTGAACGTCATCACGCTGTTATGCTATTAATTGAACCTGATTCAGGCAAAATTATTGATGCCAACCATGCAGCATCTCAATTTTATGGATACACACGAGATCAGCTTTCATCTATGAATATTGCTGACATCAATCAGTTGAACCCTTCAGAGATTGCTGAACAACGCAAACGTGCTGAGAGAGAAGAATATAATTATTTTGTATTTCCTCATCGTCTCGCCACCGGAGAAGTTAGAACCGTAGAAGTACATTCAACACCTATAGATGTGCAAGGACAATTATTGCTATTCTCCATTATTCATGACATCACAGACCGAAAAAAAGCTGAGATGGAACTTCAACACTATCAGGAACATTTAGAAGAATTGGTCAAAGAACGTACCGCGGAACTTGATGCAAAAAATAAATTACTCACACAGGAAGTTGCCGAACGTAAGCAGGCGGAAGAAGCGATGGAAAAATATTCACACGATTTGGGCGAGCGTGTAAAAGAACTCAGTTGCCTCCACTCAATTTCTGAGCTTGTTCGTAGAAACGATATTTCTCAGGAAAAAATATTACAAGAGCTTGCCTCTATTCTTTCAAAGGCATATCAATTCCCGGAGATTACCGCATGTTGCATTACCTGGGGTAACAATGAATACAGCACGGCAAACTTCAGGAAAACTACATGGTCGCAAAACCGTACCATTATGGTTCATGGCGAACAGGCAGGAACTATTGAAGTCTGTTACCTTAAAGAACGACAGGAAGAATATGAAGGCCCTTTTTTGGCTGAAGAGCGCCAACTTCTTAATACTGTTGGAGATCTTCTGGGAAGATCCACGGAACGTAAGCAAGCAGAGGAAGAACGGGAGAAGCTTATTGTTGAACTCCAGGAAGCCCTTAATAAAGTAAAAACGTTGAGCGGGTTGCTTCCAATTTGTGCTTCCTGCAAAAAGATACGCAATGACGAAGGTTATTGGGAACAGATAGAGCTATATATAAGAGACCATTCGGAAGCTGAATTCAGTCACAGTATATGCCCGGAATGTGCTGAAAAATTATATCCTGAGTACTATAAAAAAAAGTGA
- a CDS encoding aminotransferase class I/II-fold pyridoxal phosphate-dependent enzyme: protein MDDFYRISRLPPYGLGIVRDLMIEARRNNEDIIDLGMGNPDMATPKHIVSKLIEAARNVKNHRYSVTKGIYKLRLAIADWYKRKYGVDVDPESEIVVSMGAKEGIGHLVLATISQGEVVFVPDPSYPIHTYSVVIAGGDLRIIPILPKEEFFDRLSMAIKTTWPKPKMLIISFPNNPTTEIVEIDFFEKIVAFANEYDLMILHDLAYADIVFDGYQAPSFLQVEGAKDVGVEFFSLSKSYNMPGWRVGFAVGNKRMISALGRIKSYFDYGVFQPIQIASIIALNEGDEDVQEIVEKYRRRRNVLCDGLTRYGWKVERPKATMFVWAKIPDEFAAMGSLEFSKLLLKEAKVAVSPGIGFGEYGEGYVRFALVENEHRTRQAVQGIKNLLYTSSRK, encoded by the coding sequence ATGGACGATTTTTATAGAATATCAAGATTACCGCCTTACGGGCTTGGCATTGTAAGAGACCTTATGATAGAAGCCAGAAGAAACAATGAGGATATTATTGACCTTGGTATGGGCAATCCGGATATGGCTACACCTAAGCATATTGTCTCAAAACTCATTGAGGCCGCAAGAAACGTGAAGAACCACAGATATTCCGTAACAAAAGGGATTTATAAATTGCGGCTGGCTATTGCCGATTGGTATAAGAGAAAATATGGTGTTGATGTTGATCCGGAATCCGAGATTGTTGTCAGTATGGGTGCCAAGGAAGGCATAGGGCATCTTGTGCTTGCCACGATCAGTCAAGGAGAAGTAGTGTTTGTACCGGATCCGAGCTATCCTATTCATACATACTCTGTAGTTATTGCGGGCGGTGATTTGAGAATTATTCCTATCCTCCCGAAGGAAGAGTTTTTTGACAGGCTGAGCATGGCAATTAAGACGACATGGCCTAAACCGAAGATGCTGATAATAAGCTTTCCAAACAACCCTACTACCGAGATTGTTGAAATCGACTTTTTTGAGAAGATCGTTGCCTTTGCAAATGAGTATGACCTTATGATACTCCATGATCTGGCTTATGCAGATATAGTATTCGACGGATACCAGGCGCCGAGTTTTTTACAGGTTGAAGGCGCAAAGGATGTTGGTGTTGAATTTTTCTCTCTCTCAAAAAGTTATAATATGCCTGGATGGAGAGTTGGGTTTGCTGTGGGAAATAAAAGAATGATCTCTGCTCTCGGTAGGATTAAGAGTTATTTTGATTATGGTGTATTCCAGCCGATCCAGATTGCCTCTATAATAGCCTTGAACGAAGGCGATGAAGATGTGCAGGAAATTGTTGAAAAATACCGGAGAAGAAGAAATGTACTCTGTGATGGACTGACCCGTTACGGATGGAAAGTAGAAAGACCGAAAGCAACGATGTTTGTCTGGGCAAAAATACCCGATGAGTTTGCAGCAATGGGTTCTCTGGAATTTTCAAAACTTCTGCTGAAGGAAGCCAAAGTAGCAGTCTCCCCGGGCATCGGATTCGGAGAATACGGAGAGGGTTATGTCCGGTTTGCCCTTGTGGAAAACGAACACAGAACCAGACAGGCAGTACAAGGCATCAAAAATCTGTTGTATACCTCAAGCAGGAAATGA
- a CDS encoding homoserine dehydrogenase: MIGIGIIGLGTVGVGTYKILTEHNSLLKERTGLDIKVVRIADVDLKRDRGIRIDRNILTKDAYEVINDKNVDIVVELMGGITPAYEYVASAIEHKKWVVTANKALLAEKGDEIFGLAEKAGCEIGFEASVCGGIPVIRAIRDGLVGNRIYYILGILNGTSNYILTEMTEKGVSFGNALKDAQKLGFAEQDPTLDIEGIDAAHKLSILVRLAFNCPIKMSDMVTGGISKIEPIDIGFAKEFGYKIKLLALAKEENDLIDARVEPAMIPIGHLMSNVNGVYNAVYIVGDRIGPNLYYGKGAGSDPTGSSVVSDIVDMASRIKEKKSKTLVPKQINKKLKIRKGEDISVPYYMRVTAQDSPGVLSKISGILSEYNISISAVIQKGREERGYVPIVMLTHEAIEKNLKAAKVKIDKLPFIKGESVHIRIEQGPA; this comes from the coding sequence ATGATAGGCATCGGCATCATAGGTCTCGGAACTGTCGGCGTCGGGACATACAAAATCCTCACAGAACATAATTCTCTATTAAAAGAACGGACAGGATTGGATATAAAGGTTGTCAGGATCGCAGATGTTGATCTTAAAAGAGATAGAGGCATCAGGATAGACAGAAATATCCTTACAAAAGATGCTTATGAGGTCATAAACGATAAAAATGTAGATATTGTTGTTGAGCTTATGGGAGGAATAACCCCGGCTTACGAATACGTTGCCTCTGCCATAGAACATAAAAAATGGGTTGTAACTGCCAATAAAGCCCTCCTTGCCGAAAAAGGGGATGAAATATTCGGTCTTGCTGAAAAAGCGGGCTGTGAGATAGGCTTTGAAGCAAGCGTCTGCGGTGGTATCCCGGTAATAAGAGCAATACGTGACGGCCTCGTCGGAAACAGGATTTATTACATTCTTGGTATCTTAAACGGTACAAGCAACTACATTCTTACTGAAATGACCGAAAAAGGAGTAAGTTTTGGCAATGCGCTGAAGGATGCCCAAAAACTGGGTTTTGCTGAACAGGACCCAACCCTTGATATAGAAGGGATCGATGCAGCCCATAAATTATCCATACTGGTACGTCTGGCTTTTAACTGTCCGATAAAAATGAGTGATATGGTAACGGGCGGAATATCGAAGATTGAGCCGATAGACATAGGATTTGCAAAAGAATTCGGATACAAGATCAAACTCCTTGCACTGGCAAAAGAGGAAAATGATCTCATAGATGCGCGCGTTGAGCCTGCCATGATCCCAATTGGTCATTTGATGAGCAATGTAAACGGAGTTTACAATGCCGTGTATATTGTAGGCGACAGGATCGGTCCCAATCTTTATTATGGAAAGGGAGCCGGCAGTGATCCTACAGGAAGTTCTGTAGTAAGTGATATTGTGGACATGGCTTCGAGGATTAAGGAAAAAAAATCAAAGACACTGGTTCCAAAACAGATCAACAAAAAGCTGAAAATAAGGAAAGGCGAAGATATATCCGTACCTTATTACATGAGAGTTACTGCCCAGGACAGTCCGGGTGTGCTTTCAAAAATTTCCGGAATATTATCGGAATACAATATAAGCATCTCTGCTGTTATCCAGAAGGGTAGAGAGGAGAGAGGCTATGTTCCTATCGTGATGCTTACCCACGAAGCAATAGAAAAAAACCTGAAAGCAGCAAAGGTGAAGATAGATAAACTGCCTTTTATAAAGGGAGAAAGTGTACACATCAGGATCGAGCAAGGACCGGCGTAA